In Gimesia benthica, a single window of DNA contains:
- a CDS encoding aspartyl protease family protein codes for MKRIYKARIRFILSIWNIIFLGIFPLNELMGDEELNLAPNRAALEYPVGKFGRPLLIPVTLNGRTISFLVDTGSSKSVFDKSLKAELGQPLEQNLIRTPGGRVSADLFKCPNAKIGNINLNFVGTIILSDLRPLRYATGEEIFGILGTDFLRKHIIEIDFDRGRFRIWSTFPRQWLNTSEKFPVSIQDGVPRVFADLPGNKSSSFIIDTGANASCLNKKIFDSLDKEGNLTFSASKRSFTLGGEIQSNSGYVKQLSVGPFVHQSVHLDRGSDSRFGLRYLSRYKVLIDFPKGDVYLQKSTKYSLPDSTATSGMSLIQIKGAKVVYAVKPKSPAGSSGVKPGDILVKINGRSCSDYDLFDLYGSCSDYDLFDLYELLTTKPGEVISLIFLRQDESRSVLIKLEKQISKITQ; via the coding sequence ATGAAACGAATTTATAAAGCGAGAATCAGGTTTATTCTCAGCATTTGGAATATCATATTCTTGGGAATTTTCCCCTTGAATGAACTCATGGGGGACGAAGAACTGAATCTAGCTCCCAATCGAGCTGCACTGGAATATCCTGTGGGAAAATTTGGTCGACCATTACTCATTCCTGTCACTTTAAACGGACGGACAATTTCATTTCTAGTCGACACAGGTTCGAGCAAATCAGTATTCGACAAATCATTGAAAGCTGAACTTGGGCAACCATTAGAGCAGAATCTAATTCGAACCCCAGGAGGACGTGTATCAGCGGATCTATTCAAGTGCCCCAATGCTAAGATTGGTAATATAAATCTCAACTTTGTAGGAACTATTATCCTGAGTGATTTGAGACCACTTAGATACGCAACAGGTGAGGAAATATTTGGAATTCTGGGAACCGATTTTCTGCGAAAACATATTATCGAAATTGATTTTGATAGAGGTAGATTTCGAATCTGGAGTACTTTTCCTCGACAATGGTTAAACACAAGCGAAAAATTTCCAGTTTCGATACAGGATGGGGTCCCACGAGTTTTCGCTGATTTACCTGGAAATAAAAGCTCGAGTTTTATCATCGACACTGGTGCTAATGCATCTTGCTTAAATAAAAAGATTTTTGATTCTCTTGACAAAGAAGGGAATCTTACTTTCTCGGCATCTAAGCGTAGTTTTACATTAGGCGGCGAAATTCAATCAAATTCTGGCTATGTTAAACAACTTTCCGTCGGTCCGTTCGTGCATCAGAGCGTGCATCTAGATCGAGGTAGTGATAGCAGGTTTGGGCTCAGGTACCTATCACGCTATAAAGTTCTGATTGACTTCCCTAAGGGAGATGTTTACCTCCAAAAAAGTACAAAATATTCACTGCCGGACTCCACTGCCACTAGTGGGATGTCACTAATTCAGATTAAAGGAGCAAAAGTAGTTTATGCAGTAAAACCTAAAAGCCCTGCCGGAAGTTCCGGGGTCAAGCCGGGAGATATTTTGGTAAAAATCAATGGCCGTTCGTGTAGTGATTATGATCTGTTTGATCTATATGGTTCGTGTAGTGATTATGATCTGTTTGATCTATATGAATTACTCACCACGAAACCAGGGGAAGTTATCAGTCTCATCTTTTTGCGACAGGATGAAAGTCGATCAGTACTCATAAAATTAGAAAAGCAGATTTCGAAGATTACTCAATAA